Proteins from one Colias croceus chromosome 22, ilColCroc2.1 genomic window:
- the LOC123702034 gene encoding probable phenylalanine--tRNA ligase, mitochondrial translates to MTIILTRTRILYTYLFKPNFSTAAKSVASIQINNKEYATDDYTNVTPKIISYLNRNLHLQKGHPLSMVRQRIVNYFYSSFTHGGNPTFSVYDNLSPIVSTKQNFDDLLIPIDHVSRAKSDCYYVNNSLLLRAHMTAHQSELLRAGLDNFLMIGDVYRRDEIDSTHFPVFHQVDAVRSQLKEQLFENHPNLEIFEKSFTDNPQTFKNTIDDPTKQSCHTLEATKLMEAQLKNHLIGLVKALFGDDIKHRWVDEYFPFTHPSWELEIFYENKWMEVLGCGIVRNEILANAGPNNSIAYAFGLGLERLAMALYKIPDIRLMWSTDSGFLMQFQDKELNAKISYKPVSIYPQCSNDLSFWLPPNYTIDTFMSNDFYDLVRDVGGDIVEQVKLKDKFIHPKTKKHSLCYSIVYRHLEKTLTQAEVNLIHKQIEKAAEQTFGVVTR, encoded by the exons atGACGATAATTCTAACAAGAACGCGAATATTATACACTTACCTTTTCAAGCCCAATTTCAGTACAGCGGCCAAATCTGTGGCCTCtattcaaataaacaataaagaaTATGCTACAGATGATTATACAAATGTTACgccaaaaataatatcatatttaaataGGAATTTACACTTGCAAAAGGGCCATCCACTGTCCATGGTGCGGCAGCGAattgtgaattatttttactcaTCATTTACGCATGGAGGAAACCCAACATTCAGTGTATACGATAACTTATCACCGATTGTCTCTACGAAGCAGAACTTTGATGATTTGCTTATACCAATTGACCATGTTAGTAGGGCTAAGTCGGATTGTTATTACGTAAATAATTCTTTACTTCTGCGAGCTCACATGACAGCACATCAAAGTGAGTTGCTTCGGGCTGGTCTGGATAACTTTCTCATGATTGGTGATGTATATAGAAGGGATGAAATTGACTCTACACATTTTCCAGTTTTTCATCAG GTAGATGCTGTACGATCTCAACTTAAGGAACAATTATTTGAAAACCACCCTAATCTAGAAATATTTGAAAAGTCATTTACTGATAACCCACAAACATTTAAGAATACAATTGACGATCCAACAAAACAGAGCTGCCATACATTAGAAGCCACTAAATTGATGGAAgcacaattaaaaaatcatcTAATCGGTTTGGTAAAAGCACTATTCGGAGATGATATTAAACACAGATGGGTTGACGAATACTTTCCCTTCACGCATCCTTCCTGGGAGCTAGAGATCttctatgaaaataaatggATGGAAGTTCTAGGCTGTGGTATTGTGCGAAATGAAATACTTGCCAATGCCGGACCTAATAATAGCATAGCATACGCATTTGGTCTAGGTTTGGAAAGACTGGCCATGGCGCTATACAAAATACCAGACATTCGGCTCATGTGGAGTACCGATTCCGGATTTTTAATGCAATTTCAGGATAAAGAGCTAAATGCCAAGATATCATATAAACCGGTGTCTATATACCCTCAATGTAGCAACGATTTGTCATTTTGGTTACCTCCTAATTATACTATAGATACTTTCATGAGTAACGACTTTTATGACTTGGTGAGGGATGTTGGAGGTGATATTGTAGAACAG GTAAAACTGAAGGACAAATTCATACATCCAAAGACAAAGAAGCATAGCCTATGTTACAGTATTGTATACAGGCATTTAGAAAAAACTCTGACGCAAGCAGAAGTTAACCTCATCCATAAACAAATAGAGAAAGCGGCAGAACAAACCTTTGGAGTTGTTACTAGATAA
- the LOC123702036 gene encoding eukaryotic translation initiation factor 2 subunit 1 gives MPLSCRFYQEKYPEVEDVVMVNVRSIAEMGAYVHLLEYNNIEGMILLSELSRRRIRSINKLIRVGKTEPVVVIRVDKEKGYIDLSKRRVSAEDIDKCTERYAKAKAVNSILRHVAELLHYENSEQLEELYKRTAWHFEEKYKKKASAYDFFKQAAVDPSVLNECGLDEKTKEVLLANIKRKLTSQAVKIRADIECACYGYEGIDAVKAALKAGLSLSTPEMPIKINLIAPPLYVMTTSTPEKTDGLKALQDAIDKINETITEAGGVFNVQMAPKVVTATDEAELARQMERAEAENAEVAGDSAEEDEDQGMGDAGADDEPQQNGASEEEED, from the exons ATGCCTCTATCGTGTAGGTTTTACCAGGAGAAATATCCTGAAGTGGAAGATGTAGTGATGGTAAATGTACGTTCCATCGCCGAGATGGGCGCATACGTACATTTGCTCGAATACAATAATATCGAGGGCATGATATTGCTCTCTGAGTTGTCCAGACGTCGTATTCGTTCTATCAACAAACTGATTCGTGTTGGCAAGACTGAGCCTGTTGTGGTCATCAGAGTGGACAAAGAAAAGG GTTACATAGACTTGTCAAAACGTCGTGTATCCGCAGAGGACATTGACAAGTGCACAGAGAGGTACGCCAAGGCGAAGGCAGTTAACTCGATCCTTAGGCATGTAGCGGAACTGTTGCATTACGAGAACTCGGAGCAATTGGAAGAGCTGTACAAGAGAACGGCTTGGCATTTCGAAGAGAAGTATAAGAAGAAGGCATCAGCGTATGACTTCTTTAAACAGGCTGCTGT AGACCCCTCAGTATTGAACGAATGCGGTTTAGACGAGAAGACGAAAGAAGTGCTCTTAGCGAACATCAAGAGGAAACTCACATCCCAAGCTGTTAAGATTCGTGCTGACATTGAATGTGCGTGCTATGGATATGAGGGCATTGACGCAGTTAAGGCTGCGCTAAAAGCTGGCCTTTCACTGTCGACACCAGAGATGCCAATCAAAATCAATCTCATTGCACCGCCTTTGTAtg TCATGACCACATCAACGCCCGAGAAAACGGACGGTCTCAAAGCGTTACAGGACGCGATCGACAAGATCAATGAAACGATCACAGAAGCTGGTGGCGTGTTTAATGTGCAAATGGCG CCTAAAGTGGTCACAGCGACCGACGAGGCGGAACTGGCGCGGCAGATGGAGCGCGCGGAGGCGGAGAACGCGGAAGTCGCTGGAGACTCCGCGGAGGAGGACGAGGACCAAG GTATGGGTGATGCTGGTGCTGACGATGAGCCACAACAAAACGGAGCGTCTGAAGAGGAAGAGGATTGA
- the LOC123702038 gene encoding endonuclease G, mitochondrial — MISKRLLHIAQLSAVGLAGYFVGYKGKNKNDESLVNGKTLRSLPALPIFGTVSAAVPYTEGGGAKERISEIMKYGFPGLDNVRSYDDFVLSYDRRTRVPHWVFEHITKDHVSKNDAVDRSKCDFKPDESIHPFFRSQNSDYKGSGFDRGHMAAAGNHRLAQRHVDQTFFLTNMAPQVGQGFNRDSWNRLEKHVRKLTKVYDNVYCCTGPLYLPRREADGKSYVKYQVIGANTVAVPTHFYKVVVCEAPDGSLHMESYVMPNQKLSDETPVSSYMVPPETIEKAAGLLFFDKIHRSKLTTINGKKV; from the exons atgataTCAAAACGACTTCTACATATAGCGCAATTAAGCGCAGTAGGATTAGCTGGTTATTTTGTGGGATATAAAGGAAAGAATAAAAACGATGAATCCCTAGTAAACGGAAAAACATTACGAAGTTTACCTGCATTACCAATATTTGGGACTGTATCTGCTGCAGTACCGTATACAGAAGGAGGTGGAGCGAAAGAAAGG ATTTcagaaataatgaaatatggGTTCCCGGGTCTGGACAATGTGCGCTCGTATGATGATTTCGTGCTCTCCTATGATCGTCGCACGCGGGTTCCTCATTGGGTGTTTGAGCACATAACCAAGGATCATGTAAGCAAGAATGATGCTGTGGATAGAAGCAAATGTGACTTCAAGCCTGATGAGAGCATTCATCCGTTctttag GTCACAGAACAGTGACTATAAGGGATCGGGATTTGACCGTGGCCACATGGCTGCGGCTGGTAACCATCGTCTAGCACAGAGGCATGTTGACCAGACATTCTTCTTGACTAATATGGCCCCACAG GTGGGTCAAGGTTTCAATAGAGATTCATGGAATAGACTGGAAAAACATGTAAGGAAGCTGACAAAAGTGTATGATAATGTTTATTGCTGTACTGGTCCATTATACTTACccag gaGAGAGGCAGACGGCAAATCATATGTAAAGTATCAAGTGATAGGTGCAAACACAGTAGCCGTTCCCACACATTTCTACAAAGTTGTAGTGTGTGAGGCTCCAGACGGCAGCTTGCATATGGAGTCCTATGTTATGCCTAATCAGAAGCTATCTGATGAGACTCCTGTGTCCTCATATAtg gtgCCACCAGAGACAATAGAAAAAGCGGCCGGACTTTTATTCTTTGACAAAATACATAGAAGTAAATTGACGACGATTAACGGGAAAAAAGTGTAA